A genome region from Sebastes umbrosus isolate fSebUmb1 chromosome 22, fSebUmb1.pri, whole genome shotgun sequence includes the following:
- the LOC119481898 gene encoding butyrophilin subfamily 2 member A1-like — MKMICSILLLLSLTSCVSGAFVVNVTQTSYQAEENHNITLEWMFTTRTSSSSKSLFIYCEMLAKHKASCLFDLYGGVEVPESQDEQFTGRVRWDKDVLRDGRIRLHMSRLRIDDSGWYQCEVLTGYGSGSGICHLKVTAAADEPKPPRPTRRPQPERPTTRPQPEC, encoded by the exons atgaagatgatctgcagcatcctgctgctcctcagtctgacctcctgtgtctctg gagcatttgtagtgaatgtgacacagacctcctatcaggcagaggagaaccacaacatcacactgGAGTGGATGTTCACAACCAGAACCAGCAGTTCCTCCAAATCACTTTTTATCTACTGTGAGATGTTAGCTAAGCACAAAGCCTCATGTCTGTTTGATCTCTATGGAGGTGTTGAGGTCCCAGAGTCTCAGGATGAACAGTTTACAGGACGAGTCCGGTGGGACAAAGACGTCCTCAGAGACGGACGAATCAGACTTCACATGTCCAGACTCAGGATTGATGACTCTGGTTGGTACCAGTGTGAAGTGCTCACAGGTTATGGTAGTGGCTCTGGGATATGTCACCTCAAAGTCACAG cagctgctgatgagCCCAAACCTCCGAGACCAACAAGGAGACCACAACCAGAGAGACCAACAACGAGACCACAACCGGAGTGTTAG
- the LOC119481846 gene encoding uncharacterized protein LOC119481846 isoform X4, which produces MKMICSILLLLSLTSCVSGAFVVNVTQTSYQAEENHNITLEWMFTPRTSSSFNSLFIICYLFTDHRPLVLFHLHEGVEVPESQDEQFTGRVRWDKDVLRDGRLRLHMSRLRINDSGWYQCDVKTGDGSGSRACHLKVTAAADEPKPLRPTMRPEPERPTMRPQPESRGRISLYVGLTALLVLCAGLCFAFHRSFTKSIDKRGNINTGEQMMSFLEEQSITTNQAVTSSAEIRSCLEGNLQAPRKKCENSCKTLCPTTYPNLNCSRSIPNLNYLISMLNLNHSRSIPKFNHSRSMPNLNSSSLYEEFIIKI; this is translated from the exons atgaagatgatctgcagcatcctgctgctcctcagtctgacctcctgtgtctctg gagcatttgtagtgaatgtgacacagacctcctatcaggcagaggagaaccacaacatcacactgGAGTGGATGTTCACACCCAGAACCAGCAGTTCCTTCAACTCACTTTTTATCATCTGTTACCTGTTTACTGATCACAGACCCTTAGTCCTGTTTCATCTCCATGAAGGTGTTGAGGTCCCAGAGTCTCAGGATGAACAGTTTACAGGACGAGTCCGGTGGGACAAAGACGTCCTCCGAGACGGACGACTCAGACTTCACATGTCCAGACTCAGGATTAATGACTCTGGTTGGTACCAGTGTGACGTGAAGACAGGTGATGGAAGTGGCTCTAGGGCATGTCACCTCAAAGTCACAG cagctgctgatgagCCCAAACCTCTGAGACCAACAATGAGACCAGAACCAGAGAGACCAACAATGAGACCACAACCAGAGAGTCGGGGAAGGATCAGCCTCTACGTTGGACTGACAGCTCTACTGGTTCTCTGTGCTGGACTCTGCTTTGCCTTCCATCGTTCTTTTACTAAATCTATTGATAAAAGAGGAAACATCAATACAGGTGAACAGATGATGAGTTTCTTAGAGGAACAATCCATCACGACTAACCAAGCGGTaacctccagtgctgagataaggtcgtgtctagaaggtaacctccaagctccaagaaaaaaatgtgaaaactcttgcaagactctctgcccgacgacctatcctaacctcaactgttcaaggtcaatacctaacctaaACTATTTGATATCAATGcttaacctcaaccattcaaggtcaatacctaaattcaaccattcaaggtcaatgcctaacctcaactcATCATCACTGTATGAAGAGTTCATCATTAAGATTTAG
- the LOC119481846 gene encoding uncharacterized protein LOC119481846 isoform X6 yields MKMICSILLLLSLTSCVSGAFVVNVTQTSYQAEENHNITLEWMFTPRTSSSFNSLFIICYLFTDHRPLVLFHLHEGVEVPESQDEQFTGRVRWDKDVLRDGRLRLHMSRLRINDSAAADEPKPLRPTMRPEPERPTMRPQPESRGRISLYVGLTALLVLCAGLCFAFHRSFTKSIDKRGNINTGEQMMSFLEEQSITTNQAVTSSAEIRSCLEGNLQAPRKKCENSCKTLCPTTYPNLNCSRSIPNLNYLISMLNLNHSRSIPKFNHSRSMPNLNSSSLYEEFIIKI; encoded by the exons atgaagatgatctgcagcatcctgctgctcctcagtctgacctcctgtgtctctg gagcatttgtagtgaatgtgacacagacctcctatcaggcagaggagaaccacaacatcacactgGAGTGGATGTTCACACCCAGAACCAGCAGTTCCTTCAACTCACTTTTTATCATCTGTTACCTGTTTACTGATCACAGACCCTTAGTCCTGTTTCATCTCCATGAAGGTGTTGAGGTCCCAGAGTCTCAGGATGAACAGTTTACAGGACGAGTCCGGTGGGACAAAGACGTCCTCCGAGACGGACGACTCAGACTTCACATGTCCAGACTCAGGATTAATGACTCTG cagctgctgatgagCCCAAACCTCTGAGACCAACAATGAGACCAGAACCAGAGAGACCAACAATGAGACCACAACCAGAGAGTCGGGGAAGGATCAGCCTCTACGTTGGACTGACAGCTCTACTGGTTCTCTGTGCTGGACTCTGCTTTGCCTTCCATCGTTCTTTTACTAAATCTATTGATAAAAGAGGAAACATCAATACAGGTGAACAGATGATGAGTTTCTTAGAGGAACAATCCATCACGACTAACCAAGCGGTaacctccagtgctgagataaggtcgtgtctagaaggtaacctccaagctccaagaaaaaaatgtgaaaactcttgcaagactctctgcccgacgacctatcctaacctcaactgttcaaggtcaatacctaacctaaACTATTTGATATCAATGcttaacctcaaccattcaaggtcaatacctaaattcaaccattcaaggtcaatgcctaacctcaactcATCATCACTGTATGAAGAGTTCATCATTAAGATTTAG